From Schistocerca americana isolate TAMUIC-IGC-003095 chromosome 9, iqSchAmer2.1, whole genome shotgun sequence, the proteins below share one genomic window:
- the LOC124551126 gene encoding longitudinals lacking protein, isoforms N/O/W/X/Y-like isoform X2, with protein MEQDCNVNLKWDAHQTTLKSVFDNLLDTESLADCTVGAEGRHLKAHKIMLSACSRYFEVLFSQHYGQHTVILLPGVQFHILKALVEFMYRGEVLVPQDEIDALLQLANFLQVKGLSYDNNTVSEKKQDYRRRNTSATYSECTPSREHTPSQCHVSPESYKQCASPELLEVSGSSSQSECLQKQNYTKVTPISTPARMRKKSNWNSSREEPPAHRDLVPPSHTASHNFPLQRSDKSNSARSMFPDTVASPSLTSQLPVLSEGNFSELMLSKEELTTAKPSNSVTRTPLCPTVSEDNSILEAFAEPKQENCDSNEDCGDDVILDSDVTQHQNISDDVSGVTESSFCDEDSFPQQMWFQQMERTDKAPTEHTAASNNRFKCQSCNRSYRHHRDLVRHLKYECGKEPQFQCPHCLVRFTHKHTLKVHMVRHQY; from the coding sequence ATGGAGCAGGACTGTAATGTTAACCTGAAGTGGGACGCCCACCAGACCACATTAAAATCTGTTTTTGACAACCTTTTAGACACTGAGAGTTTAGCTGACTGTACTGTTGGTGCTGAGGGCCGGCACTTAAAAGCACACAAAATAATGCTTTCAGCTTGTAGTCGATATTTTGAGGTGTTATTCAGTCAGCACTATGGACAGCACACTGTTATCTTATTACCTGGGGTGCAATTCCATATCTTAAAGGCACTGGTCGAATTCATGTACCGTGGTGAAGTACTTGTACCACAAGATGAAATTGATGCTTTACTACAGCTAGCCAATTTCTTGCAAGTGAAAGGATTATCGTACGACAACAATACAGTGTCGGAGAAGAAACAGGATTACAGGAGGAGGAACACATCGGCCACGTACTCTGAATGCACACCTTCTCGTGAACACACACCTTCTCAGTGTCACGTCTCCCCTGAGAGCTACAAACAGTGTGCCTCTCCAGAATTATTAGAAGTATCTGGCAGCAGCTCTCAGTCAGAATGTTTGCAGAAACAGAATTATACAAAAGTGACTCCCATTTCAACACCTGCTCGGATGCGCAAGAAAAGCAATTGGAATTCATCGAGGGAAGAACCACCGGCCCATCGAGATCTGGTACCTCCGTCGCACACTGCATCCCATaattttccacttcagagatcAGATAAAAGTAACTCAGCTCGTAGTATGTTTCCAGATACAGTAGCCAGCCCATCTCTGACAAGCCAGTTGCCTGTTCTAAGTGAAGGAAACTTCAGTGAATTGATGCTATCAAAAGAAGAATTAACTACAGCGAAACCTTCGAATTCAGTGACAAGAACACCATTATGTCCAACAGTGAGTGAAGACAATAGCATTTTAGAAGCATTTGCAGAACCAAAGCAAGAGAATTGTGATTCAAATGAAGACTGTGGGGATGATGTCATTCTAGACAGTGATGTTACCCAGCATCAGAATATCAGTGATGATGTCAGTGGGGTAACTGAGAGTTCTTTCTGTGATGAAGATTCCTTTCCTCAGCAAATGTGGTTTCAACAGATGGAAAGGACTGACAAGGCACCCACAGAACATACTGCTGCCTCAAACAATCGATTCAAGTGCCAGTCCTGTAATAGGTCTTATCGGCATCACAGAGATTTGGTAAGACATTTGAAATATGAATGTGGGAAAGAACCTCAGTTTCAGTGCCCTCATTGCTTAGTTCgatttacacacaaacacacattaaaAGTGCACATGGTTAGACATCAATATTAA